A genomic segment from Diadema setosum chromosome 11, eeDiaSeto1, whole genome shotgun sequence encodes:
- the LOC140234734 gene encoding sequestosome-1-like, with amino-acid sequence MAMTVKAYLKRGENANAEIRRFVVDESVTSSFEYLSKKVSQVFPSLGSPENFTIAWKDTEGDLITFSSDDELMEALGQLNEDIFRIYVKENRKGRRDRECPGKSSTDGPPPKQGTEEEVFHPGVICDGCNNRIRGPRFKCVTCPDYDLCKFCEGQGIHPEHSFVKFRKPQVGRSHHGGFFHHPGMFRPFGHRGWRHWWAWNQQQQQQNQSQEGEQGGAGPSAHQGPGAPGPHGDGPAGPMGPGPFGPPPHPHMPPPPPPHEFLRDIGQSVAQMLDPLGIDVDIDIDHNGQRTHCGGRGKHGRRHGKGRRGCRYTWAGTSQEEEEERAAPSAPTEGEGQKKPDEGSGSQEKQQGNTPSQGSKGTAEPMEMGENGTGAGGASGSDDADWTMLEDGTGTKSTPPPDQVKGQDGSTEYTFLYETALRQMQAMGFDNDGGWLQSLLEAKGGDIGRVLDAIKVGNQPTYPGNAK; translated from the exons ATGGCTATGACTGTGAAAGCCTACCTGAAGCGTGGGGAGAATGCAAATGCGGAAATTAGACGCTTCGTTGTGGATGAAAGTGTGACCTCCAGCTTTGAGTACCTATCAAAGAAGGTGTCTCAAGTGTTTCCCAGCCTTGGCAGTCCAGAGAACTTCACCATTGCATGGAAAG ACACTGAGGGAGACCTCATCACTTTTTCCAGTGATGATGAGCTGATGGAAGCTCTAGGACAGCTGAATGAGGACATCTTCCGCATCTATGTGAAAG AAAACAGGAAGGGACGCCGAGATCGTGAGTGCCCCGGCAAGTCTTCTACAGATGGCCCTCCCCCAAAACAGGGCACCGAAGAGGAGGTATTCCATCCTGGGGTTATCTGTGACGGCTGCAACAACCGCATCCGTGGTCCACGCTTCAAGTGTGTCACCTGCCCTGACTATGACCTCTGCAAGTTTTGCGAGGGACAGGGCATCCACCCGGAGCACAGCTTCGTGAAATTCCGCAAGCCACAAGTTGGTCGCAGCCATCATGGG GGCTTCTTCCACCATCCTGGCATGTTCCGTCCGTTTGGACACCGTGGCTGGCGCCACTGGTGGGCATGGaaccagcagcagcagcagcagaaccAAAGCCAAGAGGGAGAGCAGGGTGGAGCTGGACCAAGTGCCCACCAAGGCCCAGGTGCTCCTGGCCCTCATGGAGATGGCCCAGCTGGTCCCATGGGTCCTGGACCATTCGGCCCCCCACCCCATCCACACatgccaccaccaccaccacctcatGAATTTCTGAGGGACATCGGTCAGTCTGTGGCACAGATGCTTGACCCTCTTG GCATTGATGTTGACATCGACATTGATCACAATGGACAGCGCACACACTGTGGGGGCCGCGGCAAGCACGGCCGTCGCCATGGCAAAGGTCGTCGGGGGTGTCGCTACACATGGGCTGGCACTTCtcaggaagaggaggaggaaagggCTGCACCATCGGCTCCAACGGAAGGCGAGGGTCAGAAGAAGCCAGATGAAGGATCAGGGAGCCAGGAGAAACAGCAAGGCAATACCCCCTCACAGGGCAGCAAGGGTACAGCTGAGCCAATG GAAATGGGTGAGAATGGTACAGGTGCAGGCGGTGCCAGTGGAAGCGACGATGCAGACTGGACCATGCTTGAGGATGGGACGGGTACCAAGTCTACACCACCACCAGATCAAGTCAAAGGGCAAGATG GTTCTACTGAATATACTTTCCTGTACGAGACTGCCCTGCGCCAGATGCAGGCAATGGGCTTCGACAATGATGGCGGCTGGCTGCAGAGCCTTCTTGAGGCCAAGGGCGGCGACATTGGGCGTGTCCTCGATGCCATCAAGGTTGGCAACCAGCCAACCTACCCTGGCAACGCAAAGTAG